The genomic stretch CTTTGGGCCTACCTATCAAAATaatactttatatatatatatatatatatttaaaaatatatatatttgataattgtagaaaaaaaaatactttattgTTATAGCTTTAGGGTGGTGTAATAATTATATTGGAAAACTCAGGATTATGCATTAAAGAAACACTTAGGCTacgtgtttggtagtcattcaaaaatttttgtttttaaacaaGAAAACAGAATCTTTCATTTGGTGTCcaggattctttttttttttttttccgaataAACAAATCAACCTTATATTTGAGTTTTCGATATTCTTAAGAGCCCAAAACCATTAAGGATTCAAAATCAAGTTATGTTGTAATCACAAAGAAACACTTCTATTTGACTATTCAAGACTTTTGAGCGCCCTAAACCAACTAGAACCAGATCACCATCCCACTAATAACGAGGTGCAATAAACGGAACCCATTTCACTCAACGGATAGAGGGTTCTGAAATTGAGCCCCTTGGGAATCGATCCATAAAAAACTCTCCCAATcacccaaaaacattccattTAAAACATCTTATCAATTTAATAAGATAATCATGTGCTGATCACATATATAATTTGAAAACTCATTTTAAATGTATGAACCATCATATATTgcatatttttaatatattttcaaagttcaaaatcattAAAAGACGGGTCTTTTCCTTTGGTTCAGTCAAATTTGAGACAGGTGTCTAGAAGAgtaatattttctaaatttgcATGATTCAAATAAACTTTTGTAAAAACTGTAAAGTTACCAATTACAAAATGGgggaagttttccttcaccgatAGTGATCATTGGTGAAGTGGTACTATGATTGGACTCCGGCTTGATCATTAACTCCCACCACCAACCTATGGATCCTCGATCTCTAGGCTCTGGATGATAATTGGTACCTAAAAAAATACTCCCACCACCTATTGAGGTTGAAAAACACCTTAGCCACCCCAATAAATGATTAGATCCCATGGTTGAAAAGATTTTCTCTTAACCCAGCGAAACTAGGTCTCCCCCTCCCCactcctccaaaaaaaaaactattgtcCACAAGATTGTCATATTTCATTCCTGGGCAACTTGTCTGAATGTCAAAGTTCAATGTTTGTGGGGAACCATGTTTCTCCCATCTCAGATGAGGccaagtttgttgttgttgttgttgttggaagAGCCGGATCAGCCGATCCTGATTCTTGAAACCCTGCTCCCAACGAACCAAACCTATAGACATCAAGAGAAAATTTATGAGAGATGATTAAAAAGGGGGAGGTTTCCAGCCCCTGTATTTATTAAATGTATATCCTAAAGATATGATCTACATGTCTTCCCAAAGCATTCCACCCACAAGCAAGCACCCAACTTATATAATACATTACAACACCCTTTTACATAGCAGTAACAGTAGACCCACATGCAGAAAACTTGTAGGTTACTACTTGGCTGAAAAGCTCAATTGGAAGTTTCATCTGGGAAAGAACCCCTAGGCTGCTTGAACCGATGCTCCGGAGTCAGATTTTCAGAAGCAGCTCTCTTGGGCCTCAActgcaaagaaaaagaaatagaaggcTAAGAAGAGGTTTAAGTTTGCACGTGTGAATGAGTATAGTGTAAATTAAGAGCAGAAATCAAACCTTTTCTTCAGCTTGTTGATAGAACTGTCTCAAAAGAATATTTGTGGCTTCAGTTGATATAACTGCTAAGAACATGAAGATGTTAGGAAGTAGCAAAGCACGATAATCGAAATAAAATGACACTGTAAGCACATTACAAAAGtccaaaaattaaaacaaatgcaaacaagaagaaaattaaactaATATAAACATACAAGGGCCCGATTGATAACACTTTTATTCTCAATTCATTGATTTTGCTTGGAAGtgattttttgtgattttgtgaTTTCTGAGATCAAGATCACCGATTGGTACATCGTCAGGGAAGTAATTTTAGAAGTGACTCAGATCAGAACCAACAATTGGTGACTTAGGCTGCTATTTTGTAAGTTATTTGCTTCACGAGCTTTGTTCGAAGCAGTGAAAGCAGATTTTTTACGCTGCAATTCCTGATTTTTGGGGGCAAATGGGGCTGGTCTGATTCCTAGGAACATGAAATCGAACCAGTGTTACCAAGCAAAATTCTACTCCCAATCTGTTCCCATGAAACAAAAATCAATGGAATCGAGAGTGTTGTCAATCGGGCCCTAAAGGGCCATAACCTAGTGTAAGTCCCACTTTTGTAGGGTCCCGAGAAGGGCAATTTGAAGACGGTTTTAATCTTTAGCAGTTCTGCACAAAGTAGCTACAGCAGGGAAAAGTGCTGGTTGggtttatttaaattcagttactAAAATCGAGCTATAGGTTAAAAGCGGATGTCTGGATTTCAAGAAAAACTTCAAATTTCGAGGTATTTAGTTCCAGATATCTCTCCACCAGTAACCTCGTTCCATGTTTATGGCAAAACGGACTGCAGTGCCTACCCCTCCTCTCTTTCCAGATATTGCACACCTGACCAACCTTTATGTTCTTTTCATTTGTATGTGTTTTATAGGGAGACAGCTAATTCAACCAAAAAAGGTCAGGTCAACCAAATCAACAGTTAGACCATCCCAAACTTCCAGCCACCATGACACCCACAGCATGGACAAATTTCTTAGCCTGTAGAAGGATCGAACACACATTACCCATCCATGGGAGATGATTATGGCTTACTGGCTCAACTTGCAGGAACAGTCCACATTCATCGCTAGGCTATAAAACTCTCAGAGAAAGATCACATTCCTAGTTGCCCAACCATCTTACTTTTTTCAGTCTTTCAGATTCCAACCACAATCACAATACATTTAGAACCCTACCTAGAGAATCATCACATTTTAACACAATGCAATGAGACCATATCTAAGGGGAACAAGTTGCAGAAATATTTTATTGCTGCCTGAAGTGTTCTAATCCACAATCCTTGACGTGTAGCAAAGATCTCCAGACAAGATCTCAGGCACCTGACTTGGTCATTTTAGTAAGCTGGAAAATTGTGGTTTCTTTTCTTCCACTTCACCCTAACTGGTGTAAATATAGACCCTTGGAGACTGGTTTTGTTTGAAAACACATGCATCAACAAGAGGAACCACTGCAGGTCCTTGTCACATAGTAACAGATGAACGTACCACAAATATGAAATGTCATGGTGATGCAATAAGTGTGCTCCATGGCCAGGAATGGAAGGGGAGTTAATTCCCACATCCATCAGGTAGTGTATGACAATTAAGCTTATGAACTTGGGAAGGGCCTCTCCACCCTGAAGCTCAAGCTGTTGGGTTGAACACCATCAAAGGGTATCAGAGCTTTTATCTCTCCTTGTGGCTACAGCAGGCTAGCAGCCACCAATAAGCGTGCCAGAAATTTGAAAATGTCCTGGTATCGTG from Macadamia integrifolia cultivar HAES 741 chromosome 14, SCU_Mint_v3, whole genome shotgun sequence encodes the following:
- the LOC122062070 gene encoding DET1- and DDB1-associated protein 1; this translates as MGSMLGDWPSFDPHNFSQIRPSDPSNPSKLMPATYHPTHNRTVPPPNQVISTEATNILLRQFYQQAEEKLRPKRAASENLTPEHRFKQPRGSFPDETSN